Proteins encoded in a region of the Trypanosoma brucei gambiense DAL972 chromosome 11, complete sequence genome:
- a CDS encoding RNA-binding protein, putative, giving the protein MSQQPQYYTTQQQPPQQQQQQAPPPSMGAMNQDLDLLRNLMVNYIPTTVDEVQLRQLFERFGPIESVKIVCDRETRQSRGYGFVKFQSASSAQQAIASLNGFVILNKRLKVALAASGHQRGRNMNNGFNAYGGYGGYGGYGAYPPVANPYAQQQMMAMQQHYMMAASPMPPISRQ; this is encoded by the coding sequence ATGTCCCAGCAACCGCAGTATTACACAACGCAACAACAGCCtcctcagcagcagcaacaacaggcacctcctccttctaTGGGAGCAATGAATCAAGATCTCGATTTGCTACGCAATCTTATGGTAAATTATATTCCAACTACTGTTGATGAGGTGCAACTCCGGCAGTTGTTTGAGCGCTTCGGCCCAATTGAGTCGGTTAAAATTGTGTGTGATCGGGAGACTCGTCAAAGTCGCGGTTATGGTTTCGTGAAGTTTCAGAGCGCCTCGAGTGCCCAACAGGCGATTGCATCATTGAATGGTTTTGTAATCCTCAACAAACGACTGAAGGTAGCGCTGGCTGCTAGCGGTCATCAACGTGGGCGTAACATGAACAATGGTTTCAATGCGTATGGCGGTTATGGCGGGTATGGTGGCTATGGTGCTTATCCTCCCGTTGCTAATCCAtatgcacaacaacaaatgatggCAATGCAACAACATTATATGATGGCCGCTTCCCCGATGCCTCCGATATCCCGTCAGtaa